In one window of Poriferisphaera corsica DNA:
- a CDS encoding type II secretion system protein: MSARKMVKKGFTLVEILIVVVILGILAAIVIPQFSSASENAKASSSISTLQSIRSQLELYQIEHNGEYPDLSGSWDAMTKKTDAAGTVDSSGKFGPYLQKAPTNPFTRNSAVGTDWAYDSTSGEIRLKLTGKALTNYADYGIPWSDVDGESAPSSDD; this comes from the coding sequence ATGTCGGCACGAAAGATGGTTAAAAAAGGTTTTACACTGGTTGAAATTCTGATCGTGGTCGTGATTCTTGGTATTTTGGCGGCGATTGTTATTCCGCAGTTCTCAAGTGCGAGTGAAAACGCGAAGGCTTCGAGCTCAATCTCGACACTTCAATCGATCCGCAGTCAGCTTGAACTGTATCAGATTGAACACAATGGTGAGTATCCGGATCTTTCTGGTAGCTGGGATGCGATGACGAAGAAGACGGATGCTGCAGGTACAGTTGATTCGAGCGGTAAGTTTGGCCCGTACTTGCAGAAAGCACCGACGAATCCGTTTACACGTAATAGCGCTGTTGGTACTGACTGGGCGTATGACAGTACATCAGGTGAGATTCGCTTGAAGCTGACCGGTAAAGCGTTAACGAACTATGCAGACTATGGTATTCCTTGGAGCGATGTTGATGGTGAAAGTGCACCTTCAAGTGATGACTAA
- a CDS encoding bis(5'-nucleosyl)-tetraphosphatase, with translation MEVKMDASFGVVPIFEDGEGRREFLLVKHQKGHWGFPKGHADAGESMLETARRELAEETGITDVALNEGRVFEEYYEYISKKGNLIRKKVSYYVGEVHEKHVSSQGGEVVIQEAELLDAKWGDADWVMERMTFKEGRELFERVKSYLDGK, from the coding sequence ATGGAAGTGAAGATGGATGCGTCATTTGGGGTTGTGCCGATCTTTGAGGACGGTGAAGGGCGGCGAGAGTTTTTGCTGGTGAAACACCAGAAAGGGCATTGGGGGTTTCCGAAGGGGCATGCGGATGCGGGAGAAAGCATGTTGGAAACGGCTAGGCGCGAATTGGCTGAGGAAACGGGGATTACGGATGTGGCATTAAATGAGGGGCGGGTGTTTGAAGAGTACTATGAGTATATCTCGAAGAAGGGGAATTTGATTCGCAAAAAGGTGAGTTATTATGTGGGTGAGGTGCATGAAAAGCATGTGTCGAGTCAGGGGGGTGAGGTTGTGATTCAGGAAGCGGAGTTGCTGGATGCGAAATGGGGAGATGCGGACTGGGTGATGGAGCGGATGACCTTCAAAGAGGGACGGGAGCTTTTTGAGCGGGTGAAATCGTATCTGGATGGCAAATGA
- a CDS encoding type II secretion system protein, with protein MQRMNRQYRGVFAGFRPGYTLVEVLIVVTILGIAAGIVVPSMLSVGKLGVQAAARMVISDLLIAQNDAVAKQKPRTVRFNAGKEHYQLEDETNTKLTARWRGGGSDNYEVSFRDDQRFSGVDIVRADFGGESFITFDELGAPNEGGVIELKFNDDRYEVSVAAFTGKVAIKRM; from the coding sequence ATGCAGCGGATGAATAGGCAATATCGAGGCGTGTTTGCTGGGTTTAGGCCCGGGTATACGCTGGTCGAGGTGTTGATTGTCGTCACGATACTTGGTATTGCGGCGGGGATTGTTGTGCCATCTATGTTGTCGGTTGGGAAGTTGGGTGTTCAGGCGGCGGCGCGTATGGTGATTTCGGATTTGCTTATTGCGCAGAATGATGCGGTGGCAAAGCAGAAGCCGCGTACGGTGCGATTTAATGCGGGTAAAGAACATTACCAACTTGAGGACGAGACGAATACGAAGTTGACGGCGCGATGGCGGGGTGGTGGCTCAGATAACTATGAGGTTAGCTTTCGGGATGATCAACGGTTTTCTGGTGTTGATATTGTGCGCGCCGATTTCGGAGGCGAATCATTTATAACATTTGATGAATTGGGTGCGCCTAATGAAGGTGGCGTGATCGAGTTGAAATTTAATGACGATCGGTATGAGGTGAGTGTGGCGGCGTTCACGGGGAAGGTGGCGATTAAACGAATGTAA